The genomic segment CAATGACGGATATTCGAAAGTTAATAAGAGTTACTATCCTTACATATTAAAAATGGAGCACAGCTAACTGATTAATTAATTGTGGTTTGTGTGTTACAGCTGTAGTGTGAAGGTGAggaaacgcgcacacacacacacacacacacacacacacacacacacacacacacacacacacacacacacacacacacacacacacacacacacacacacacacacacacacacacacacacacacacacacagcctgagaATGTGTGATAATAGAAACACCTGAAGAATCATAATTGCACAGGACATTGTTGCCCTCCAGAACGTTTATGTACAATAGAGTTTCAGGTTTGCTAATGTAGCAGATGCTTTAATCCAGTGTAGTGACTACTCTGTTGACTTCTCCAACGGCTTGGATCAATGCTGGAGATAGACATGTAGGTGAGAAACTAATGACAAGTGGACGAAATGTAGAAACACAtacaagatacacacacagtttgtatgtgagtgtgtgtgtggctgttacACACAGTGATGTGACGTGATATGATAGTGTGACGAGACGCAACAGTGTGTAAATGAATGAAGCTAACTGCAGTGTGCacctttttctctccccctccttcCCATGTCTGCCTGTCCAGATTCAACACACTGATAAACAGAACCACCTgtgtcatccatccatccatccatcagtcCATGTCTCCGTCCATCACTCCATCAAGTCTCcgtctctccccctcctccctggGCTCTTCAGGTTCTCCGGTGGACTGATGGACAGGCGGGCTGAGTTTAACGCTATGCTTAGCTGCTAACGCTGGGCTTGACTAGGACAGACTGTCTGGGCTTGGCAAAGCTAAAGCTAGGCAAGACTAGCGTCAGGCTAAGCTAACGCCGGGCTGGGCTAGGCTACCTACTGAAGAGCGAGTGGAGCTGGTGCTGATGGCTGTAACACTGGCTGCTGCGAGGCGACTCGGTGCGATCCATCACCGTCTGGAACCAACCGGCCACATCCACCTCCAACACCTCGTAACGGCGGATGAAATTATGCTCCTGGATGAcggagacagacaaagagatacAGAGGAAGGCAGACATTTCAGTTACAGTTGACCATTGGGTAATTCGGATGCATCTCAACCAAATGTTTGTTGATCATTATGACTGGTGTCTTACCAGCAGCGTGTGGTATTTTGGCCTTTTTCTGTGATCCTTTGTGAGGCTGTGAAttttaaaagatacattttaagGCAAGTTAAGacaattttattcatatttgCACATTTCATTACATGGAAATTAAACTCTCTTTACATGAAAGTGCATATAGCAACAGTGACAACAATACAAGAACAAACTAGGATTTCCAGCTCtgccaaccagtcaagttgtagtttacatccatgtctgtccagactcataatatATGGCGTGAggactttaaagctttagtgcgtaactttttatattaatgaacatccggtacattcaagccattgccaaatgagttgctacaaagctaattaagactatcagctccacaaaactctctctgtatttctcagtatggctatgttcagaagattgtgtcgtcctgTGACTTTTCCGctcagaaactcgagtgaagattttttttgaatccttcgtgtcctccttggctactagcaactgcatggaggaggggggTAGGGGGCGGTGcggtagtgttaatttcgtcagacaagacaagactaaatatgtttgtcaacgacttttttttccatgactaagacgagacgatgacgagaccgCGCCGATGTCCAAAAAcactgactaagactaaattaacatgcattattgttgacgaaaaaagacgagacaaattttttttgcataaaataaaaactaagataaaatctctctttattttcgtctacaatcgtctctattttttcatcatgagatagaatattcagctgttaccgaGACCCAATGCTACGGCACCGACAGGTGCcctaacgaccgttatctaccagacctaatagcaacgcagattttggtgccacttaaatgcctgcgcttctctctgatgctcctaaacggacgttagagtcaaccgaaacatcgctgcacggggtgctagttaacactacactcggcagcaggtaacgttagcatgctgttagctagcagttggagtaaacacggttacaatgcggacagctaaacggtgtaaaggtttTGTCTCTATTtcactgaaaaacaacacatatgttgcgttcacttgaaatacgcctcgccagtttcgtgctgcatttattttagtgtaaaatatcccttttgccgtgcagtggttgtttttgtcgtttactggtgaaataaggaagaggctcaatatttatataactttatataatttatttatttgtataactatttgactgaaatggttatcagaaataatttatttaaaaaaaagacaaatgttttgactaaaacttgactaaaatggcgagacttttagtcgactaaaacttgactaagataccttgagttctcttttgactaaaactagactaaaatgacgagacttttagtcaactaaaacttgactaacaaaatgttttggcacaagactaagactaaattaaaaaaaggtgacaaaattaacactacgGTGCGcggtcacagaaggcttgtatcttgtggacgcgccgacagttttgttgtcattacttagaattcctcatgggggagacagaaactacgcactatagctttaaaataaTTGAATAGAAGGTATTAAGTGCTTTTTGGGGCGAAACCTGAACCCGTCATGCACAGAAGATCTATTTAATCACCAGATTACCACAGGATTAGTGTCATCAATTCAGCATCCGACAAATGTCTCCGCTTCTGTTCCTGAGTTTTGGCGCTGAATAATGGCCAGTAAAGCGTTTTGATTTGATGCCACAGTGAAGTTGACCTTCATTTAATTTTATTCTATTAAGATTAAtgatcccgcaaggggaaattacatttttttttgcctctgtTGTTAGTTATTACACACCGGTTCTTATTAGACATTTGTGTAAAAAGTTAATTAGTGTATGAATTCTTGAGTTTtggtcaaaaatgtgttttgtgaggTCATATGACCTTGACCTTTAACCACCAAAATCTAATTTGTTGATCCTGAGgaatttgaagaaattctttCCAGGAGGTCCTGAGATATCTCATTCACAAGAATGGGACGGACAGTTGGACCGGGAAACACAATGGCTCCGCCAGTGCTTTGTTTTAACAACGCtcgctctcttcagtcactctctggGTCGCTCGACCATATACTGTGCTCGCGGGTGCTCGTTGAGCCTccgggccggttcagaccgctgcAACCTTTCCCTGCAACGCTCTAAATCGGTTTTGTTGCGAATCTTTTAAGCTTTTAATAAATCTTTTTAAAGTGGGTAAATAAATCCAACCACTAAGTGACaaatttaagtttcactttccatgATCTGTGACCGACGGTCGACCCCAGCCACATGATTCGACGATCAGTCGATAAGACTTCTGATTCGACTATGAATATTCTTAATCGGGGACACACCTAGTTGATATTCTCTACCAGTGTGCTTTTTAATCCATGCGTCTAAGTTGAAAAGATATTCAGATGATGGCGCTCAACACACAGAACGGTATTATTCATTACAAAGACTATAAGGTCTGCAtaaaagaaaccaaaaaaaaataacaaaaaacaccAGGACATTTACACACACCCTACCCGTACCAAGGCCAGGAACATTTTGAGAAATCACAGTCTGGGTCGGGCCCAATCGGATTCAGGCAGAGAATCAAACCTCTGACACATGCACGTATAAGTAAACATGTAAAGCCtgataaaacattttcagtttactcttgtACGTGGAGACAGTTGTGATAGATTTCAGGTCATCAGGCAGTTTGTTCCAGAGAACAGGACCAAAGTAGCTAAAAGCACCTTCACCAGAACTGAATCTTATTCTATGTCCAGTTAGAAAACCATCATCTGATGACCTGAGAGCTCTGACTGGATCAGTTTTAGAGTGAGATTAGTACTCACCAGTCTTTGACGAAGGACTGGAAGTCCAGGGAGAAACCCATGCCGAGGGGCAGCAGAGGAGGATCTTCCTGCAGCACTTTGGTCAGAACCTCAAAGTCTGTCTTGCAGTTCTTGTAGGGAAACTGTCCCGTGGCCAGCTCCACCTAGAGGACACAAGGACACATTAACTCATCCACTGTCAATAAGCAGCACCACCTCGTCCTATATGCTTATAATGAATTGTGCATAGGGCCATGTAATCCCCCAGGCGGCCTATGCTGCTGCccatggatttattttttacccaaacataataatagtaataataacctCCAACCAGgaagttcttttttttactaaCAAGGAAGAAAACTAGTAATTTATAATTAATTGTTCTTGGCAGTGTTTTTATCCATCCATGTTCAGTGCATGTTCTGTGAGTTCCCTTCTCTAACTTGAACGTGTTATCAGGTAACCACTCTATGTTCACAGCTGCAGAATAATGGATGAAGCTACAACTGGAATTTGAGATGAGGCAAAAAATCCCTgacttcaattaaaaaaaaaaaaaattatggcTTTCAAACTTCATGATAAGCTAGCAAGCTCCGGTTGTGAACGGTGGTCTGAGGTCAGCACATCAGAGCACTATGATAACAGTTAAAGACTATATGCTAATGTCATACAACAAATGTTGAGCTGCTTTATCTTATCGTGCAAATATCCACGTCATACTGATGGAAATGAAAACTACAGTTGCTCCTTGAGTTTTTAGGCCATGGTCCTCCGTCATCACGCTGTGCATTACAACTGTTTTAATATGCATGATTTTGAGATGTGTTGCATATTTCTTCCATTTTgacacatttgaaaatgttatgtaaacatgtaaataatgcaatTTTCTTACTGCAATGAAATGTAGAAAAGAAATGCTCAAATGTGACAGTTCTTACGAGTTCTTATGGCACCCCAGGATTGCTCAGCACCTACTTTAAGAACAAGTACACTTATTTTATGGTAATGAAATGAAAGCCGTTTTACCAGAGAGATGCCAAGGCTCCACACGTCTGCTCGGATGTCATAGTCAGGTTTGGTGGGATCTGGAGGGTCTATTCTCTCAGGCTGAAAGGATTCAAGAACAGGAAACACTCTATTCAGGGAATCAGTGTGTGTCatacgtcttttttttttgtattgtgttAGACAGGAGGTGGTAACTTTGTGTGTGAGATACTTGTAGATTTTTGAGTGTCGACTGTGTGGGTTTTCACTCACCGCCATGTAGGCAGCACAACCGGCGCTGCGGGTCTTGGCCTTGGAGTCAACGAGGCGTCCGCTGATGCCGAAGTCGCACAGTTTGATCTGACCTTTAGCGTCCAGGAGGATGTTGGAGGGTTTGACGTCTCGGTGGATGACACCGTGTTTCTCTTTCAGGTAGAGCAACGCCTTCACTATCTGGagcagaaacatacacacaggaaGAATATGAGAACAACACAATCAAGTGAGCAGTGTTGTACACTTTCCCATCTGTGCGTTTCTCCCACTTACTGCCACTGTCATCTTTCCAAGGATTCGCTCTGGGATGGGGCCCTGGATTCTCTTCTTCAGCTTCTCAGCACACGTTCCCATCAGCTCCATGGCAATGAATACATCCGTCTGTACACGAATACAACACACATATTCATCCAGCCTTTAGCAGTTAAGGTCAGgggtagggctgtgtattggcaggAATCTGCCGATACGATACATATCATGACACAGGGGTTACAGTCATGGTTATGACtcaatatacatacatatataaatacttAGGAACCATCATTGACAGTAAATTATCCTTTGAGAGCAACACAGATGCAGCCTGTAAAAAGGCCCAACAGAGACTTTTCTTCTTGAGGAAGATGAAATCATTTAGCGTGTGCAGGACTCTGATGACTTTGTTTTACCAGTGTTTTATTGAATCAGTCTTGACATTTTGTATCGTGGTGTGGTACAGTGGTCTTCCAATGACCAATAAGCATAAGCTAACAAAGCTGGTAAATGTAGCGTCTAAGGTGGTTGGGGTACAGTTatcacagctgcaacacatatTTGATAGACGGGTCAGGGGTAAGGCTAACCAAATTTTAAACTGCCCTGATCACCCACTTTTTGGGGAGTTTAATTTGCTCCCCTCAGGTCGCCGTTTTAGGCTGCCTATGTTAAGAACTAAACGTGCCAGGGATTCTTTTATTCCTGTGGCTATTAGGAACCTGAATTCACTTGAGTGACATCATTGGATTTTTTATATAgaaatgttcttatttattattttattttcattactgtTCATTATGATATATTGACCAGTGTACTGTCCAATTGGATCTTGTCACTGGTTTTGGGGAAGGTGCCTCTATTGAAGGTGTTGATGTGTGTCCTGTGCTGTGTTTATAATGTTGCttacacatgtatgtgtgtgtttttggatatcctgctgcaaatcaaatttccttttctaaggataaataaagtcgaacttgaacttgaatatacagtattgcaatataatattttataataatatttttaatgagGTCAAGTTCCAAAAATTGGTCTCAATACAATGAAATGGCTACTATGGGGACTAACATAATCACACATGAATACAATTAAGCTCATTACATCCACAAGAGTCTCAGCTTTCCAGTAATACCCAATTTATGCAACTCAAAGACTGTTTAGGGGCTGCAGTATGCAGAACACATTTGTACTGCATGAGAAaaactgcatgtttttttgCTCCAAACTGCATTTTCATTCACATATCTTGAGGTGAGAGGTCAATGGACTCCTGTGAAAATGGCCCTTCCAGAtattttcttacacccctattCAGGAGGTACCACAGGGGAGTCCATGGACGTACAGTATAAGGGTAAAAGCAGTCACATTGCATGCTAATATACTTTACTTCTGCCCTACTATTTTGTTAAGAATACAGACGGTATGTATTTTGGGGACACTCACGTTGGTAACTATGGCGCCGTAGCACTGGATGATGTAAGGGCAGTCATGACTCTTCAGCACCACATCCAGGTCCATCAGGATCCTCTTGTTCTCATCCTTGTTTCCTGTACGACGCATTTGCTGGTgtcgcgcgcacacacacacacacacacacacacacacacacacacacacacacacacacacacacacacacacacacacacacacacacacacacacacacacacacacacacacacacacacacacacacacacacacacacacacacacacacattactgacAGCATTTGAATGTATGAAACACGCACACAATGCTGAGTGTGTAAAAAACAAGCCATTAGAAAATCACAAAACAAAGACTCCCCTGGTGCGCAGATTGACTGCCTGGTTGTTTAACAGCTCGGAACTCTACAATTAAGTCATCTTTTAAATAGGTGGGTTGTTATGTGGTGTTATTACTGCCACTGTGTTGGTACACTAGTCACAATTAAAGcagaacagaaacagaaaatttAGAGAGCTAAGTCGGAGTCAGTTAGCATTAAGCTCCTGCTGTATTTTGATCATGTTGACTAATGTTTAAGAGGTTATGTCTTCATGATCCCTGCAGGGAAttcctttcttttattttaaaaataagcCATGTTTGTTTCGATCATCAATTTTACAGAACACAATGCTCGTATTAAGGACACTTATGGCACTCCAAATGATCCTGGCTACCTGTCAAAAACAAATGTTGTCTAAATGCTGCTGTTGTTTATCAGAAACCCATCTTCTCAATAATTTTTAGCACAGCTTAAACATTCTAGCCACAAACACCAGCAGCTTACAAGGAATGCTAACAATCAATCATgccaattaattcattaatgtaAATTATGTCTTCCCAAACCTAAAACAAATGATCGGAAACGCACTGTTCTGTACAGCGTCTCCTctgattgaaatacattactaaTAGAAAGAGCTTTAAACTAGAAGTGACATATAGTTTAGGTAATATGGTAATATTTCTTGGGCCTGTCTCTTAGCTCGTTCTGGGTTACCAATTCCGTTctattttaaaggaacacgccaacttattgggactatagcttattcaccgtatcccccgttgatacatacccttctcatctctgtgcgtgttgtaactctgtgtgACGCCCCCAGCACTAGCTAAACCTAGCGTAatcggttccaactagcctactgctccgaataagtgacaaaataacaccaacatgttcctgtttacatgttgtgatttgtatagtcacaacgtgtacaaataacaaggtcactatgcttttactatctagtaattgttgactctattactccaactctgctcctcaccacagggcttcaggtgctgctagcaaatcactccacccaagtagcagaagtagcagtgctttgcctttctgagaatatagttcccagtatgtatacggttagaagtacgggtggggggaaaaaatcaatacagtataGTACCgcaatatttttcgtggcaatactgtatcgatacacagacgccaagtatcaatcttttatgatatatgtgttggtcagtctgtctgcttgacaatcccattttgcagcaataaaattgaagtgagatgaacaaacagagaaatgtatctttttcgataaaacaacattttcctttgggggcatcatttgaaattgggaaaaatttgaagttggaaaaaaggtaatacattgcaatatatcacagaatattgcaatatgtttaaaatcgcaataatatcgtatcgtgacataagtatcgtgaggcctctggtgattcccacccctagttagaagatggctgtgtctcatgtgaccttgttatttgtacaccctgtacaacatgtaaacaggaacatgttggcgttattttgtcacttattcggagcagtaggctagttggaaccggttacctccaggatctgtgctaggcttagctagcgctgggggcAGAGTTACAATacacatggagatgagaagggtatgtatcgactaaCTTTGgtggttactgtgaataagctaaagttccaataagtcggcgtgttcctttaaagtaaCTGTGctataaaatattatatttttgatgCATTTCATAGTCCTCATtttatcattttctttctttctatgtgTTGTGTGAACAGTGAACAGATGAGTGCATAAGGGTCTTACTTTGACAGCGATGACATGGCCGGTCTTCTTGAATCGCACTTTAAAGACCTGTCCACAGGTCCCGCTGCCGATCTCCCCCTCACTGATCAGGTCCGTCACCTCCGCTGGATACCGCTGTGGACGGACAAGGAGGCACAAccacagacaaaacaagacttcAGATCATTCTcaaaatatttgtattactGGTTCAAATGTTAGTTGTTTTTATGCAAACTCTCCAAGCTGAAAATAGATGAGAGGCCAGTTCTGATTTTCTGCTTTGTAAGAAGTAATAATCTCCCCAGTAAACCCCTCTGGGCCACTTAGTCATAAACGTTTTGATGTGTAATTAAGCTGCTCCCCCATTGGCCAAGTCTGAGAATACCAGCACACAGTGGGGCGATGCATTGTGTCTCTGCTTCGTTAAAATTGAATCACCAGTGACTGAGATGCTGTGAGTGACGTCTGATCGAGTGCTTGATGTAGCAACCTCTCTGGGCTAATGAGAGGAAGTAAAAACAATCTGGAGTACAGCAATGAGTCAAATCATTTTCCCCAGCATCTTCAAACCTTGACTGGCTCAGGATGCGATACTGGACCAGAGGGCTTTAGGAgggaggaaaaacaaacaaaacgaaGCCAACCCATTCTCTATCTCGAATTTATCTTGgtagacaaaaacaacacacatctCACTGTTTTTGAGTTTTTATAATAATCGGTTTATTGTCAAAGAGAAAACAATGCCAGAGAGGGCTGTTGTTTTACTTGATAGAGATTCTCTTCTCTGCTCCAAGACACTTGTGgtagtggcgtgtatgtttgcTTTCATAGGGTTTTAACCTTGACCCGGTTTAACAATGGTCTCCCTTACTGTACCAGCCGACCTGCTTTTTCATCGTAGTGAAATAGATTCTTTCTGAATACTGAGGAGAACCAACAAGTGTTAAAAATACTTATGTGTTAAGAAACTCATTTAGAACTAAGATAGGGATAAATCTGGCttatttaatatttcttttattgtcaaTAAGTCCCAAGAAAAGGCAAAAGACCAACAATGTGTTACTTTCCTATTTTCCTACTCCGTCTATAGTGCTCATCTTCCACCTAAATGTCCTAAAGCAACTGCAACAGTAGTTTAAAGCTaatgttactcaaacaggaggaaatcgtacatttgttggggactattttcagctgtgtaTTAATACAAATGTATAGCTCTTGggagtatttacagcagcaggaccGAGTATGCGGGActgatttaaaataaactacagtgcccatgttcatCGTAATGAAGGAACACGTCATCCAGTGGAATAAAGAATAGGATATATCCGACTTAATAGAACATGTtagttggttttggtcttttgacCATAAGAAACGTTTCAAATATGGCCTGCCTGATGACCTCTCACCCTGGTTTAAGTTATGTAATGTGTGACATGTAGGAGATTAACATTTCCAGACTAGAGAAACTCAACATGTATCACATCTCACCTGACCATCGATCTTCAGGTAACCCGTCTGTTTCATAATCTCCTGCAATTTCTGGTCGATCTCTGCACTGTGggtacaaaacacacacaataacacacaaagTGAGGGAGTGTAAATGCTACATGAAGTATGTTTTAGTGTGAATATCCATAGCAAGATAAGAGTggatgcatttgtgtgtgtgtacgcgtcCACATACTTCTCTAAGCTTTTCTGCAGGCCGTATGGAGGCGTGGGCAGGGTGAGCATGTGTCGCGGGCGGCTGGGGTAGGGGTGGTGCTGAGGGGAGCTCTCTGAAGATGATGAACGGCTGCCTCCATCATTGGCCAGCGGCAGCTGGAGCGCTGGGGTGGGGGACATGACACATTAGAAACAGAACCAATGGTACAGTGCGTTTTGCACCCGAGGCCAGCATGCCAGAAGGTGTAAGATGACTATGTTTATTCATGCATTCGCTGACTCATCATTTTAGTGGTTTAAAGCTGTTGTGCACCATTAGAGAATATGATAATACGTATATTATTATTTGTGATTTATTAGCTTTCTTTAACAAATGTCTCTCTGACTTTGTATTTCCTTGTTAAAAATCTGGgcttcagattttctttttatacaaatcaAAGTGTCTGATGAGAAAAGAATGTGCTCTATCATATCCTGTTTAGTACCGACTGAAAATGACTTCCCGTGAGAGACAAATGGAAACTAGCTTTGGCGAGGTCAAATAGTTCTTTCACTGGAGCCCTGCTATCTTGACCCTGCGTAGTATTTAACCACCATATgaacttgtttttatttcccCAAAGTCacagctttgtttttgttttgctgacGTCCCGACCTAACGTTAAAACAAACAGGACGGTTATCTCAAAGCAAAAGCAACACAATTCTCAGGCAGGGAGGGACATCACAGGGTTAGCCTGCAGCCTAGGAGGTACAGTTTAGGGATGTAGAGCTCCACAGTTCGTTCTTAAAGGAAAACTATGGTTTATAAACATTTGGGTTTTCTATTATTAGCTGCAGCCATTAGTTTTATTAGTTATGGCAGCATTGTCCACACTAAAATGACTGCTGGGATCTCAGAATGCacatgacacaaaacacacgaCCAACAACGAAAAAGTACAATCAGTTGATCACACAGGTTAACTTATAAACAACCCAACTGTTTATTTGGAGGAAAAACCAAAAAGTGAGAGCACATTTAATGTTGTTATTAATCCCTCATTGTACAGGACAACTGGGAGTGTTCACAACCAcggaaaaaaaattgtttaaagTTGAACCAGAGAGTCAATCTGTGAAATGTAACGGATGTTAACAGACAGTTTGAGTAATCATTTTACGATTAACTTTTGTTTTCTCCATCAAATACGTGTGGCTAAGTTGTGTATTTTTACAACCTGTGTGATCATTTAACCGCTTGCTTGTGCATCTTTAGCAATGTCGCCATGTTCCAAGATGTCCGAGATGTATTTTGGTGAGTAGTACAATGTTATCGTAACCGACAGAACTGATGGCcgaaataatgaaaataaaacccaagttgtaataaaccgTAATTTGACACTGAATATTAGCCACACAAAAGAGACTCAGCCTGATTGATACCCCtcaatggctttataaccctggATGTTGCAACATGCTTCTTGCCCCGTAGGTCTAAATCATGCATTCAAGGACATGTTCAAACTCAGCTGACCTTGACGTAGCAGGTGTATGTGCAAGCAAGCACTGACTAATTTTGGACATGGAAGATAACATGGAGATGTTATAGAACTTCAGGAGAACAATCTAAAGTAGTATTAGCACAAACCAAGTCATGCAACCAAATGCTCAGACTATGACTATGAACACCAAGTGTGGCTTCAGAAAAGTTGAAATCCCTGCTTATTATATAACTCACACCAGCAACTTTTTAATGTTCGAAACCAGTTTGCAAAACATTTAGGAGGACCATGCAGCGGTTAatattatcattaacattattatagttttTGTAGCAGAAGGCTGGCAGCTCTTCTGAGAGTGCCAGCAGGTGTTTATATCCACGAGTCACCTGTGGATGGATCGGCCTGTAAGGGGAGAATCAGTTAGTGAAGGGGAGGAGGTGTTAGTATGGAGAGGAAGAAGGACTCAGGCAGTCTCTGGCACAGATTGCATCTCCATAGCTCGGCTGGCTCCAGATGGACGGATGTGAGCATAGACGGGTAGAGAGCGCAAGGAGATGGggagacacataaacacacacacacacacacacacacac from the Perca flavescens isolate YP-PL-M2 chromosome 2, PFLA_1.0, whole genome shotgun sequence genome contains:
- the map2k7 gene encoding dual specificity mitogen-activated protein kinase kinase 7 isoform X1, which translates into the protein MEFPQLSLNMLKAKMILFKHRQSIQTKQTISAVEDLMINGPRRHNNLLAREGSRELCWELHGAQFFKMSSLEQRLSRIEEKLKQENEDARRRIDLNIDMSPQRPRPRPIIVIQLSPAPAPSQRAALQLPLANDGGSRSSSSESSPQHHPYPSRPRHMLTLPTPPYGLQKSLENAEIDQKLQEIMKQTGYLKIDGQRYPAEVTDLISEGEIGSGTCGQVFKVRFKKTGHVIAVKQMRRTGNKDENKRILMDLDVVLKSHDCPYIIQCYGAIVTNTDVFIAMELMGTCAEKLKKRIQGPIPERILGKMTVAIVKALLYLKEKHGVIHRDVKPSNILLDAKGQIKLCDFGISGRLVDSKAKTRSAGCAAYMAPERIDPPDPTKPDYDIRADVWSLGISLVELATGQFPYKNCKTDFEVLTKVLQEDPPLLPLGMGFSLDFQSFVKDCLTKDHRKRPKYHTLLEHNFIRRYEVLEVDVAGWFQTVMDRTESPRSSQCYSHQHQLHSLFSR
- the map2k7 gene encoding dual specificity mitogen-activated protein kinase kinase 7 isoform X2; its protein translation is MEFPQLSLNMLKAKMILFKHRQSIQTKQTISAVEDLMINGPRRHNNLLAREGSRELCWELHGAQFFKMSSLEQRLSRIEEKLKQENEDARRRIDLNIDMSPQRPRPRPTLQLPLANDGGSRSSSSESSPQHHPYPSRPRHMLTLPTPPYGLQKSLENAEIDQKLQEIMKQTGYLKIDGQRYPAEVTDLISEGEIGSGTCGQVFKVRFKKTGHVIAVKQMRRTGNKDENKRILMDLDVVLKSHDCPYIIQCYGAIVTNTDVFIAMELMGTCAEKLKKRIQGPIPERILGKMTVAIVKALLYLKEKHGVIHRDVKPSNILLDAKGQIKLCDFGISGRLVDSKAKTRSAGCAAYMAPERIDPPDPTKPDYDIRADVWSLGISLVELATGQFPYKNCKTDFEVLTKVLQEDPPLLPLGMGFSLDFQSFVKDCLTKDHRKRPKYHTLLEHNFIRRYEVLEVDVAGWFQTVMDRTESPRSSQCYSHQHQLHSLFSR